Proteins co-encoded in one Pogoniulus pusillus isolate bPogPus1 chromosome 15, bPogPus1.pri, whole genome shotgun sequence genomic window:
- the ASCL4 gene encoding achaete-scute homolog 4: MESNKDDDGLLNRIAFPGAVSLPNNHMHPHGIPLREPFGVPFPLDPSYWEQAYGGRTGRISYIPFPGYVGVYDCSFEPAFIRKRNERERQRVRCVNEGYTRLREHLPKEFADKRLSKVETLRAAISYIKHLQSLLDCRPLGSSSKETVSAKEVPETCSPDPLRECNSDGESKTSSASSPYSEFEETGS; the protein is encoded by the coding sequence atGGAGAGCAATAAAGATGATGATGGACTGTTGAACAGGATTGCATTTCCAGGAGCTGTATCCCTGCCGAACAACCACATGCATCCCCACGGGATCCCCCTGAGAGAGCCGTTTGGGGTTCCCTTCCCTCTGGACCCTTCTTACTGGGAGCAAGCCTACGGTGGGCGTACAGGTCGCATCTCCTACATCCCGTTCCCTGGCTATGTGGGCGTTTATGACTGTTCCTTTGAGCCTGCCTTCATCCGAAAGAGGAACGAGAGAGAAAGGCAGCGGGTGCGCTGTGTGAACGAGGGCTACACACGCCTCAGAGAGCACCTGCCCAAGGAATTCGCTGACAAGCGCCTCAGCAAAGTGGAGACCCTGAGAGCCGCAATAAGCTACATCAAACACCTGCAGAGCTTGCTGGACTGTCGTCCCTTAGGGTCTAGCAGCAAGGAAACAGTCTCTGCCAAGGAAGTCCCGGAAACCTGCAGTCCTGATCCCCTGCGGGAGTGCAACAGTGATGGAGAGTCTAAAACCTCTTCAGCTTCATCCCCGTACAGTGAATTTGAGGAGACGGGCAGCTAG